A stretch of the Sphingobacterium thalpophilum genome encodes the following:
- a CDS encoding peroxiredoxin family protein → MVKKTSEGVEAQDFTQPDVDGKPVKLSDCRGKYVLIDFWASWCAPCRRENPNLVRSYAKYQKKGFEILGVSMDKAADKSKWLKAIQDDGLTWRQVGDLKGWENEAGAMYDVKAIPMNFLVDPNGKIIAKYLRGEELDKKLAEIFDK, encoded by the coding sequence TTGGTCAAAAAAACAAGCGAAGGGGTAGAGGCACAGGATTTTACACAGCCTGATGTTGACGGCAAACCGGTGAAGTTATCCGATTGTCGTGGTAAATATGTGCTTATAGATTTTTGGGCGTCTTGGTGCGCCCCATGCCGACGTGAAAATCCAAATTTGGTAAGATCCTATGCTAAATATCAAAAAAAAGGCTTTGAAATTCTGGGTGTTTCCATGGATAAAGCTGCGGACAAGTCGAAATGGTTAAAAGCCATTCAGGATGATGGACTTACCTGGAGGCAGGTCGGCGATCTTAAGGGATGGGAAAATGAAGCCGGAGCAATGTACGATGTTAAGGCTATTCCAATGAATTTCTTGGTAGATCCGAATGGTAAAATCATTGCTAAATATTTACGTGGAGAAGAGTTAGATAAAAAACTAGCCGAAATTTTTGATAAGTAG
- a CDS encoding histidine phosphatase family protein, giving the protein MFKKKNIITVQHPESVHHTNGMIGSWTDWKLTGTGTQQAENIAANLKTEFADIHFSLYSSPLSRTRETAEIIAKKLNIIPQFSSALKERNLGKAVGKSVKWLKENIEMEELTVYDKCFSDAESRFDVWQRMLSFYEILLNNAEENIILVSHGDSLSVFNVMWLGLDVEMLNTIDLYGVTGGVSFMYQTVQGKRIIKQIGDTSYKIRRAV; this is encoded by the coding sequence ATGTTTAAAAAGAAAAATATCATCACTGTACAACATCCAGAATCTGTCCATCATACGAATGGAATGATCGGTTCCTGGACCGACTGGAAATTAACAGGAACAGGAACTCAGCAAGCCGAAAATATCGCGGCAAACTTAAAAACCGAGTTTGCGGATATCCACTTTTCTTTGTATTCGTCACCACTTAGCAGAACCAGAGAGACGGCTGAAATAATTGCGAAAAAATTAAATATAATCCCCCAATTCAGTTCGGCATTGAAAGAAAGGAATCTTGGAAAAGCTGTGGGGAAATCCGTAAAATGGCTGAAAGAAAATATTGAAATGGAAGAATTGACCGTATATGATAAGTGTTTTAGTGATGCTGAATCAAGATTTGATGTATGGCAAAGGATGTTATCATTCTATGAAATCTTGTTAAATAATGCCGAAGAGAATATTATTCTTGTCTCACATGGGGATAGTTTAAGTGTATTCAATGTGATGTGGCTGGGTCTGGATGTGGAAATGCTCAACACAATTGATTTGTACGGCGTCACCGGCGGTGTCTCCTTCATGTATCAGACAGTGCAGGGAAAAAGAATCATCAAGCAGATAGGGGATACATCATATAAAATTCGGAGAGCTGTATGA
- a CDS encoding carboxypeptidase regulatory-like domain-containing protein has product MKNIFYLLLLLFSCRTGVNNFYQGRVLDGNDQPLEGVTVIEENGKGKQVRTDKSGYFKLDRSPDWLGRLIFMKQGYRTDTIPSVWRQSGEAIGYNFVEDDTTIVRLKDAEILNDSTGAVSIIKEASAEADLLATIPTRYFPSIDSTRFENFDTSGIGDNG; this is encoded by the coding sequence ATGAAGAATATCTTTTATCTCCTGCTTCTGCTTTTTTCGTGCCGGACTGGGGTAAACAATTTCTATCAGGGCAGAGTGCTGGACGGAAACGATCAGCCTCTCGAAGGCGTAACCGTAATTGAAGAAAACGGAAAAGGGAAACAGGTGAGAACGGATAAGAGCGGATATTTTAAACTGGACAGAAGTCCAGACTGGCTGGGCCGGCTGATTTTTATGAAGCAAGGTTATCGTACGGACACCATTCCAAGTGTCTGGCGTCAGTCAGGCGAAGCTATTGGGTACAACTTCGTTGAGGACGATACCACAATAGTGAGGTTGAAAGACGCCGAAATCTTAAATGACAGCACAGGTGCCGTATCTATCATAAAAGAAGCCAGCGCTGAAGCTGATCTGTTGGCAACAATTCCGACAAGGTATTTTCCGAGTATAGACAGCACCAGATTCGAGAATTTTGATACTTCGGGTATTGGGGACAACGGCTAA
- a CDS encoding TlpA family protein disulfide reductase — translation MILRVLGTTAKLTTEIANDGTFELQLPSKLPYQQIWFSLGEYVYSCLYANEELDLTFDLEKLKNERVYMLGEGMAFAGKDGAINRTLNAYILYNKKHLPELYKDFQKLKPEDNRYMVKLDSLFNLQRTVNSNFLKENRQVAKKIIESETEAYYNSKKISYLLFKNDELTNIKELQIPIYAITNESAEYMRYLYWYINNKKLHTKQDKLSDSVKFTKIDSLLPNTYADLVKMQVSSRDLPSQLEINKVLEKSVKSKWATLYLNEENRELTSKILKMQNLLVAKQDETRNSKIGKYLKSTSFEANLYLNEAKSGVELLKSIKGAFPDKYIIMDLWATWCTPCLSNMPHSKKLQLQAD, via the coding sequence TTGATACTTCGGGTATTGGGGACAACGGCTAAATTAACCACTGAAATCGCAAACGATGGGACTTTTGAATTGCAATTGCCGAGCAAGTTGCCCTATCAACAAATCTGGTTTTCATTAGGCGAGTATGTGTACTCCTGTTTATACGCTAACGAGGAACTGGACCTTACCTTCGACCTTGAAAAACTCAAAAACGAAAGGGTTTATATGCTTGGAGAAGGAATGGCATTCGCTGGAAAGGACGGAGCAATAAACCGTACTTTGAATGCCTACATCTTGTACAATAAAAAACACCTGCCTGAACTATATAAGGACTTTCAAAAACTAAAACCGGAGGACAATCGGTACATGGTGAAATTAGATTCGTTATTTAATCTACAAAGAACCGTTAACTCAAATTTCTTAAAGGAAAACAGACAGGTCGCTAAGAAAATAATCGAAAGTGAAACAGAGGCCTATTACAATTCCAAAAAAATCAGTTATCTACTTTTTAAAAACGATGAACTGACGAATATAAAGGAACTACAGATTCCGATATATGCTATTACAAACGAATCGGCTGAATACATGCGCTACTTGTATTGGTATATCAACAATAAAAAACTACATACCAAGCAAGACAAACTGAGCGATAGTGTTAAATTTACAAAAATCGACTCCCTGCTACCAAATACCTATGCCGATCTTGTCAAAATGCAGGTGTCAAGCAGAGATTTACCAAGCCAGCTAGAGATCAATAAAGTACTGGAGAAATCGGTTAAGTCGAAATGGGCAACTTTGTATCTAAACGAAGAGAATAGGGAGCTGACTTCTAAAATCCTTAAAATGCAAAATCTTCTTGTAGCCAAGCAAGATGAAACGCGTAACAGCAAAATAGGGAAATATTTAAAAAGTACGAGCTTTGAAGCTAATCTATATCTGAACGAAGCTAAATCGGGAGTAGAGCTCTTGAAGTCTATCAAAGGTGCTTTTCCGGATAAATATATCATCATGGATCTTTGGGCAACATGGTGTACACCCTGCCTATCGAATATGCCCCATAGTAAAAAGCTGCAATTGCAGGCCGATTAG
- a CDS encoding DoxX family protein, which yields MKKRIRIIYWIATIWLCMGMISTAAVQLFRIQAGGPGTEENLLHLGYPAYILTFLGVSKVLGVITLLIPGFAVLKEWAYAGIFFTVTGALYSHIASGDALKSMLPCLLYLVLIATSWYCRPSDRKMMFSNK from the coding sequence ATGAAAAAACGAATTAGAATTATTTACTGGATAGCCACTATTTGGCTATGCATGGGCATGATATCCACGGCCGCTGTTCAACTATTTAGAATACAGGCCGGTGGCCCCGGTACTGAGGAAAACTTACTACATTTAGGCTATCCCGCTTACATCCTTACATTTCTTGGTGTTTCGAAAGTCCTGGGTGTAATTACACTGCTTATTCCGGGATTTGCAGTCCTGAAAGAATGGGCTTATGCAGGCATCTTCTTCACCGTTACCGGAGCGCTATATTCGCACATCGCGTCAGGTGATGCGCTTAAGTCTATGTTGCCGTGCTTATTGTATCTTGTTCTGATAGCGACTTCGTGGTATTGCAGACCTTCAGATAGAAAAATGATGTTTAGTAATAAATAG
- a CDS encoding DUF4386 family protein — MLTWRCRLVPRWLSCWGIWANILSMVASCLVFFEALEIISTAYILLNSATALHEIVFAVQLIHQGT; from the coding sequence GTGTTGACATGGCGATGTAGACTGGTCCCCCGTTGGCTATCTTGCTGGGGTATATGGGCAAATATCTTATCTATGGTTGCCAGCTGCCTCGTATTTTTTGAGGCTTTAGAAATTATTTCGACTGCTTATATCTTACTGAATAGTGCTACCGCTCTTCATGAAATTGTATTTGCTGTACAGCTTATACATCAAGGTACGTAA
- a CDS encoding maleylpyruvate isomerase family mycothiol-dependent enzyme yields the protein MKDQILLSTSKLLPILDRKLIELLSSLTPDEWNAQTVAKRWKVKDVASHLLDGNLRGLSITRDHYFGEQAEHIHTFGDLVSFLNDLNMIWTNATRRLSPAVLTQLLESTGKQYSAFLQTLDPDEDALLSVAWAGHQKSPNSFHIAREYTEKFLHQQQIRDAVGKPGIMTREFYYPFIHTLMFALPHTFRNVEAKAGTIVSLIVSGTVGGQWNIIKSKDGWELNTEKGDCAEAIVKIDPDTAWKLFSKSWSPDDAMDKVEIKGTESLGHQVLKMVSVMA from the coding sequence ATGAAAGATCAAATCCTGCTGTCTACGTCGAAATTACTTCCTATCCTGGATAGGAAATTGATTGAATTGTTGAGCTCCCTGACTCCGGATGAATGGAATGCCCAGACCGTCGCCAAACGCTGGAAGGTAAAAGATGTCGCTTCCCATCTTCTTGACGGCAATCTGAGAGGATTGTCTATTACACGGGATCATTATTTTGGAGAGCAAGCTGAGCACATTCATACATTTGGCGATCTCGTCTCGTTTCTTAACGACCTTAATATGATTTGGACCAATGCTACAAGGCGCTTAAGTCCAGCTGTGCTGACCCAATTGCTGGAAAGTACAGGAAAACAGTATTCCGCTTTTCTTCAGACACTCGATCCAGATGAGGATGCCCTGCTTTCTGTTGCCTGGGCAGGCCATCAGAAGTCACCCAACTCGTTTCATATTGCTCGAGAGTATACCGAAAAATTTCTGCATCAGCAGCAGATCCGGGATGCAGTTGGCAAACCTGGAATTATGACCAGGGAATTCTATTATCCGTTTATACATACGTTGATGTTTGCACTGCCTCATACGTTCAGGAATGTGGAGGCAAAAGCCGGGACCATTGTTTCATTAATTGTCAGCGGCACAGTAGGCGGACAATGGAATATTATCAAGTCCAAAGATGGCTGGGAATTGAACACTGAAAAAGGTGATTGTGCCGAAGCCATTGTAAAAATCGATCCCGATACAGCCTGGAAATTGTTTTCAAAAAGCTGGTCTCCAGATGATGCGATGGATAAAGTAGAAATAAAAGGAACTGAAAGTTTGGGCCATCAGGTTTTAAAAATGGTATCGGTAATGGCTTAA
- the catB gene encoding type B chloramphenicol O-acetyltransferase, whose translation MINFFESPFKGKIIKDHITNPNIVAGKYSYYSGYYHGHSFDDCARYLFPDRDDVDRLIIGAFCSIGSGVSFIMAGNQGHRHDWISSFPFYYMPEVEFFRGAIDGFKNAGDTVVGHDVWIGSEAMIMSGVKIGDGAVIGSRALVTKDVAPYTIVGGNPAEPIKKRFCDQHIEMLLEIKWWDWDETKLSDAIPMICSGNIELLYEFHHNYIKR comes from the coding sequence ATGATCAATTTTTTTGAAAGTCCTTTTAAAGGCAAAATTATTAAAGACCACATTACTAACCCCAATATAGTGGCGGGGAAATATTCTTATTATTCAGGTTATTATCATGGGCATTCATTTGATGATTGTGCTCGTTATTTATTTCCAGATAGAGATGACGTTGATCGATTGATTATAGGAGCATTTTGTTCAATTGGAAGTGGTGTTAGCTTTATTATGGCCGGAAACCAAGGGCACCGGCATGACTGGATATCAAGTTTTCCATTTTATTATATGCCGGAGGTTGAATTCTTCAGAGGAGCAATTGACGGATTTAAGAATGCAGGCGATACTGTCGTTGGGCATGATGTCTGGATAGGCAGCGAGGCAATGATCATGTCTGGCGTGAAAATAGGAGATGGAGCAGTCATCGGAAGCAGGGCGTTAGTTACCAAAGATGTTGCGCCTTACACTATTGTGGGCGGAAATCCCGCGGAACCAATTAAGAAACGATTCTGCGACCAGCACATTGAAATGCTCTTAGAAATCAAATGGTGGGATTGGGATGAAACTAAATTATCAGATGCTATCCCAATGATCTGTTCAGGCAATATCGAACTGTTATATGAGTTTCATCATAATTATATAAAGCGATAA
- a CDS encoding GTP-binding protein: protein MERKLPVTVLSGFLGAGKTTLLNHVLHNKAGKKVAVIVNDMSEVNIDAQSVERENVLSRTEEKLVEMSNGCICCTLREDLMVEVERLAREDRFDYLLIESTGISEPIPVAQTFSYADPNNHIDLSSFSYIDTMVTVVDCFNFSRDFGSADTLLDRELADDEGDNRTIVNLLTDQIEFANVIVLNKADLVSEETIGTLEAALHKLNPGAKLIRAQFGQVDPREIMGTGIFDFDEASASSGWMKELEADHVPETEEYGISSFVFRAQRPFHPQRLYSYLNDHYPHNILRAKGLFWLASRPDIAISFSQAGGSVRLENAGVWWSSMPEEMRYQYPIYAEIRSDLLNRWHPEWEDRKNELVFIGQHLEKEKYLAELESCLLTEEETEDWRFTWWKDQFPKNI from the coding sequence ATGGAAAGAAAACTACCGGTCACCGTTTTAAGTGGCTTTTTGGGTGCGGGTAAAACAACCTTGCTGAATCATGTGCTGCACAACAAGGCAGGGAAGAAGGTTGCCGTAATTGTCAATGATATGAGTGAAGTGAATATCGATGCTCAGTCAGTTGAGCGTGAGAATGTTCTTTCCCGGACTGAGGAGAAACTTGTTGAAATGAGCAATGGATGCATATGTTGCACGTTAAGAGAAGATCTCATGGTGGAGGTTGAGCGTTTGGCCAGAGAAGATCGGTTTGATTATCTCTTAATTGAAAGTACGGGTATCTCGGAGCCCATTCCAGTAGCTCAAACGTTCAGTTATGCTGATCCTAATAATCATATCGACCTTTCCTCATTCAGCTATATCGATACGATGGTGACAGTAGTGGATTGTTTCAATTTTTCGAGAGATTTCGGTAGCGCAGATACTTTATTGGATAGGGAATTGGCTGATGATGAAGGTGATAATCGGACAATCGTAAATTTATTGACCGATCAAATCGAATTCGCGAATGTTATCGTCCTAAACAAGGCAGATCTTGTATCGGAGGAAACGATAGGTACTTTAGAGGCGGCTCTTCATAAGCTTAATCCTGGGGCCAAGCTTATTCGTGCCCAATTTGGGCAAGTCGATCCAAGAGAAATTATGGGAACTGGTATTTTTGATTTTGACGAAGCATCGGCATCTTCGGGGTGGATGAAGGAGCTGGAGGCAGATCATGTTCCCGAAACAGAGGAATATGGCATTTCGTCATTTGTCTTTCGCGCGCAGCGTCCATTTCATCCACAGCGCTTATACAGTTATTTGAATGATCATTATCCACACAATATCTTACGTGCGAAAGGTCTATTCTGGTTAGCGTCAAGACCCGATATCGCCATTAGTTTTAGTCAGGCTGGGGGAAGTGTCCGATTGGAGAATGCGGGTGTATGGTGGAGCAGTATGCCTGAAGAAATGCGTTATCAATACCCCATTTATGCTGAAATACGGTCTGATCTTTTAAACCGTTGGCATCCCGAATGGGAGGATCGTAAAAATGAATTAGTGTTTATCGGTCAGCATCTGGAAAAAGAAAAGTATCTTGCAGAGCTGGAATCTTGTTTGTTGACTGAAGAAGAGACTGAAGATTGGCGTTTCACCTGGTGGAAGGACCAATTTCCTAAAAATATCTGA
- a CDS encoding Crp/Fnr family transcriptional regulator, giving the protein MKELLLQLIRKRVSLTEDQLAEILTYFEPQSIKKNKHLLEEGAIADRLFFVNKGCLRLYFRNDELSTATRFMAFEQTFLTSIVSFISRQPATEFIQAVEDSEVLSISHNDFTFLRSHMPGWDKFYIYILEYGLTVINNKLSSLLTQTAKERYQDLLKNNPELTQRLSNANLAAYLAISPETLSRLKSNI; this is encoded by the coding sequence ATGAAAGAACTACTTTTGCAGCTAATACGGAAAAGAGTATCGTTAACGGAAGATCAATTAGCGGAGATCCTGACCTATTTCGAACCACAGTCAATAAAGAAGAATAAGCATCTGCTCGAAGAGGGGGCTATTGCTGACCGTCTTTTCTTTGTTAACAAAGGCTGCCTTCGTCTTTATTTTCGTAATGACGAGTTATCTACTGCAACTCGTTTTATGGCTTTTGAACAGACCTTCTTAACGTCTATCGTCAGCTTTATCTCCAGACAGCCGGCGACAGAATTTATTCAGGCGGTAGAAGATAGTGAGGTGCTTAGCATTAGTCACAACGACTTCACCTTTCTAAGATCCCATATGCCGGGATGGGACAAATTTTATATCTACATCCTGGAGTACGGACTCACAGTCATAAATAATAAGCTCAGTAGTTTACTAACCCAGACCGCTAAAGAACGATATCAAGATCTACTTAAAAATAATCCCGAACTGACACAGCGGCTGTCCAATGCAAACCTGGCTGCTTATCTGGCCATATCTCCTGAAACACTCAGTAGGCTGAAATCTAATATTTAA
- the ilvD gene encoding dihydroxy-acid dehydratase — MRSDEVKKGYQRTPHRALLRATGLTDSDFCKPFIGVANSFIEIIPGHYFLNKVAEIIKEEIRANDCVPFEFNTIGIDDGIAMGHDGMLYSLPSRELIANSIESVMNAHKLDAMIAIPNCDKIVPGMIMGALRVDVPTIFVSGGPMRKGYSKDGTAIDLATAFEAVGKHEAGIINEEQLKDIECNACPSGGSCSGMFTANSMNTLMEAMGVALPGNGTILALTPERENLYRQAARRICEIAKDSELSKQFKLKNIINERAIQNAFAVDMAMGGSTNTVLHMLAIAHEANVDFQLSDINVISQQVSHIAKISPSLSTVHMEDIHRAGGVNAVMKEMTKRNNHVLLDHITITGQTLFEKIAHAQIKDTKVIHTIDNPYSHVGGLAILYGNLAEQGAVVKSAGIAGDRKFSGTAVCYNGQDEAVTGILAGEIKAGNVVVIRYEGPKGGPGMQEMLTPTSLLMGMGLGSSVALITDGRFSGATRGASIGHVSPEAAEGGMIGLLENGDLIHIDIDKHLLSADLSEEEIQLRRKKFTPIRKKLNSKWLSQYRQLVGNASSGAILKCDE, encoded by the coding sequence ATGAGAAGTGACGAAGTAAAAAAAGGTTATCAACGTACCCCACACAGAGCACTGCTACGGGCAACAGGTCTGACAGACAGCGATTTTTGCAAGCCGTTTATTGGTGTAGCGAATTCATTTATCGAAATTATCCCGGGCCACTATTTTCTGAATAAGGTAGCCGAGATTATTAAAGAAGAGATCAGGGCCAATGATTGTGTCCCCTTTGAATTCAACACCATCGGTATAGACGATGGGATTGCTATGGGGCATGATGGGATGCTCTATTCGCTGCCCAGCCGCGAACTAATTGCCAATTCAATCGAAAGTGTCATGAATGCACATAAGTTGGATGCAATGATAGCTATTCCAAACTGTGATAAGATCGTACCAGGAATGATCATGGGGGCACTTCGGGTAGATGTACCTACTATCTTCGTCAGTGGTGGCCCGATGCGAAAAGGATACAGCAAAGATGGCACAGCAATAGACTTGGCCACGGCTTTTGAAGCGGTCGGCAAACATGAAGCTGGTATTATCAACGAGGAGCAGCTTAAAGACATCGAGTGTAATGCATGCCCAAGCGGAGGTAGCTGCTCAGGTATGTTTACGGCAAACTCTATGAACACATTAATGGAAGCAATGGGTGTTGCACTCCCCGGAAACGGTACCATACTGGCGCTTACACCCGAGCGCGAGAACCTATACCGGCAGGCGGCAAGAAGAATCTGCGAGATCGCTAAAGACAGCGAACTATCGAAACAATTCAAGCTGAAAAATATAATCAACGAAAGAGCTATACAGAACGCTTTTGCCGTAGATATGGCCATGGGGGGAAGTACCAATACTGTGCTTCATATGCTCGCCATAGCACATGAAGCGAATGTTGATTTCCAGCTCAGCGATATCAACGTCATTTCTCAACAAGTATCGCACATTGCCAAAATATCACCAAGCTTAAGTACGGTGCATATGGAGGATATTCATCGGGCAGGTGGAGTAAATGCCGTGATGAAGGAGATGACAAAACGGAACAACCATGTGCTCCTTGATCATATAACAATTACGGGCCAGACCTTGTTCGAAAAGATCGCCCATGCGCAGATCAAAGACACGAAGGTCATCCATACTATTGACAATCCATATAGTCACGTCGGGGGGCTGGCTATTCTTTATGGCAACCTGGCCGAGCAGGGAGCCGTTGTAAAATCTGCCGGAATAGCCGGAGACAGAAAATTTAGTGGAACTGCAGTCTGTTATAACGGTCAGGACGAAGCCGTCACTGGGATTTTGGCAGGGGAAATTAAAGCGGGGAATGTTGTAGTGATTCGCTACGAAGGCCCTAAAGGTGGCCCCGGCATGCAAGAGATGCTGACTCCAACAAGTCTGCTTATGGGAATGGGACTTGGCAGTTCAGTCGCGCTGATAACGGATGGTCGATTTAGCGGCGCCACACGTGGAGCATCAATAGGTCATGTTTCTCCTGAAGCGGCCGAAGGAGGAATGATCGGCTTATTAGAAAATGGAGACTTAATCCATATCGATATAGATAAACATCTTCTCTCAGCCGATCTCAGTGAAGAAGAGATTCAGTTGCGCAGAAAAAAATTCACTCCGATCAGAAAGAAGCTGAATTCCAAATGGCTAAGTCAATATCGTCAGCTGGTCGGCAACGCAAGTAGTGGCGCCATATTAAAGTGTGATGAATGA
- a CDS encoding helix-turn-helix domain-containing protein → MPKFIKTISEYHRYRGLTQPYHPMISVVDYNDIRSLPEEDVDRLILDFYAVSLKRTKNAKIIYGQQRCDFDSGVLFFMAPRQVFTIQSIGNSQPQHTGWLLLIHPDFLWNTHLASAIGKYDFFEYEVNEALFLSDSEESVLTGIIKYIDLECRTNLDRFSQNIIIAQIETLLRYSERFYQRQFITRKIGNHEILGRMERILNEYILNNAVREGLPTVHFIAEALSMSPGYLSGVLKSVTGESTQQHIHNKLIAVAKEKLTTTTLTVSEIAYELGFEHPQGFSKLFKHKTNVTPMAFRRSFIIGVDQEYQK, encoded by the coding sequence GTGCCAAAATTCATAAAGACGATCAGTGAGTATCACCGTTACCGCGGACTAACTCAACCATATCATCCTATGATCAGTGTGGTAGATTATAATGATATTCGGTCATTGCCAGAGGAGGACGTCGATAGGCTGATCCTTGATTTTTATGCTGTATCTCTTAAGCGAACAAAAAACGCCAAGATAATATATGGCCAGCAACGATGCGACTTTGATTCAGGTGTTTTGTTTTTCATGGCTCCACGGCAGGTTTTCACGATCCAGTCCATCGGAAATTCCCAACCCCAACACACGGGATGGCTGTTACTTATTCATCCGGATTTTCTATGGAATACACATCTGGCTTCTGCTATCGGAAAGTATGACTTCTTTGAGTACGAAGTCAATGAAGCATTATTTTTATCCGACAGCGAAGAGAGTGTTCTGACGGGGATTATTAAATATATTGACCTTGAGTGCCGGACCAATCTGGATAGATTCAGTCAGAATATCATCATAGCCCAGATTGAGACTCTGCTGCGTTATTCGGAACGGTTTTACCAACGACAGTTTATCACGCGAAAAATAGGTAATCATGAAATCCTGGGACGTATGGAAAGAATCTTGAACGAGTATATCCTTAATAACGCGGTCAGAGAAGGCCTCCCCACTGTCCATTTTATAGCTGAAGCACTTTCAATGTCACCCGGGTATCTGAGCGGAGTACTGAAGTCAGTTACCGGAGAATCTACACAACAGCATATCCACAATAAACTGATTGCTGTCGCGAAAGAAAAATTGACCACCACAACCCTTACAGTTAGCGAAATAGCTTATGAATTGGGGTTTGAACATCCACAGGGATTTAGTAAACTGTTTAAACACAAAACAAATGTCACTCCAATGGCATTTCGGCGTTCCTTCATAATAGGCGTAGATCAAGAATATCAAAAATGA